A genomic stretch from Candidatus Rokuibacteriota bacterium includes:
- a CDS encoding methylmalonyl-CoA mutase, producing MSTDRLFDRYLEGERPADYRTLSGVELPPFLADRAAAAGERPGEYPFTRGIHAEMYRQRLWTRRQQSGYGTPRESNERLHYLLRQGATGLNIDTDMATKLGADPDHPLFEGEIGRQGTSIATLEDMEQLFDGIPLDRVSSTLIVQPPASAPFLAMYLAVARRRGILPSALIGTIMNCALTQLSGATLQANTHFFPIEFSVRVGLDVMEYCTRELRRWNIVNVNAYNMRETGINAIQEAAFALALALEYAERLVARGLPVDAFAQRMAFFTAAHIDLFEEVAKLRAMRRIWARLMRERLGATEDRSCWFRTAIQTAALPLTAQEPLNNIVRAAVQTLAAVLGGSQSIHTTSYDEAYALPSEASHRLSIRTQQVIGFETNVVKSADPLGGSHLVEWLTDRLETDILAMIDEVRSRGGFVSAFKAGWVEQQIRAARFAHMDRVESGAQPVVGVNCFRDEEAEEPKLEFFAYEQAMPEARMRYVREYRARRQAPGLPAALDALRRATAAGDNVMPTVLAAVETGATLGEVCRAFGEAIGHTVES from the coding sequence ATGAGCACGGATCGGCTGTTTGACCGGTACCTGGAGGGCGAGCGCCCTGCCGACTACCGGACGCTGTCGGGGGTCGAGCTTCCGCCATTCCTCGCCGACCGCGCGGCGGCGGCCGGTGAACGCCCGGGTGAGTACCCCTTCACCCGCGGGATCCACGCTGAGATGTACCGGCAGCGCCTCTGGACGCGCCGCCAGCAGTCGGGCTATGGCACGCCGCGCGAGTCCAACGAGCGCCTCCACTACCTGCTCCGGCAGGGCGCCACGGGGCTGAACATCGACACCGACATGGCCACGAAGCTCGGCGCCGATCCGGACCATCCACTCTTCGAGGGAGAGATCGGGCGCCAGGGCACCTCCATCGCCACCCTCGAGGACATGGAGCAACTCTTCGACGGCATCCCGCTGGACAGGGTTTCCAGCACCCTCATCGTCCAGCCCCCCGCCTCCGCCCCCTTCCTGGCCATGTACCTCGCCGTCGCGCGGCGCCGGGGCATCCTCCCCTCCGCGCTCATCGGCACGATCATGAACTGCGCGCTCACCCAGCTCTCCGGGGCGACGCTGCAGGCCAACACCCACTTCTTCCCCATCGAGTTCAGCGTGCGCGTGGGCCTCGACGTCATGGAGTACTGCACGCGCGAGCTGCGCCGGTGGAACATCGTGAACGTCAACGCCTACAACATGCGGGAGACGGGCATCAACGCCATCCAGGAGGCGGCCTTCGCACTCGCGCTGGCGCTCGAGTACGCCGAGCGGCTGGTGGCACGGGGGCTCCCCGTGGACGCCTTCGCGCAGCGGATGGCCTTCTTCACCGCCGCGCACATCGACCTCTTCGAGGAGGTGGCCAAGCTCCGCGCCATGCGGCGGATCTGGGCCCGGCTCATGCGGGAGCGTCTGGGCGCGACGGAGGACCGCTCATGCTGGTTCCGCACGGCCATCCAGACCGCGGCCCTGCCGCTCACGGCCCAGGAGCCGCTCAACAACATCGTGCGCGCGGCGGTCCAGACGCTGGCGGCGGTGCTCGGCGGCAGCCAGTCCATCCACACGACCTCCTACGACGAGGCCTACGCACTGCCCTCCGAGGCTTCGCACCGCCTCTCCATTCGGACCCAGCAGGTGATCGGCTTCGAGACCAACGTGGTCAAGAGCGCCGACCCGCTGGGCGGCTCCCATCTCGTGGAGTGGCTCACGGACCGGCTGGAGACCGACATCCTCGCGATGATCGACGAGGTCCGGTCGCGCGGGGGGTTCGTCTCCGCCTTCAAGGCCGGCTGGGTGGAGCAGCAGATCCGCGCCGCCCGCTTCGCGCACATGGATCGCGTGGAGTCGGGCGCCCAGCCGGTCGTGGGAGTCAACTGCTTCCGCGACGAGGAGGCCGAGGAGCCGAAGCTGGAGTTCTTCGCCTACGAGCAGGCGATGCCCGAGGCCCGCATGCGCTACGTCCGCGAGTACCGCGCGCGTCGCCAGGCCCCGGGGCTCCCGGCCGCCCTCGACGCGCTCCGCCGCGCGACGGCCGCGGGCGACAACGTGATGCCCACCGTGCTCGCGGCCGTCGAGACAGGCGCCACGCTCGGCGAGGTCTGCCGCGCCTTCGGCGAGGCCATCGGCCACACGGTGGAGAGCTAG
- a CDS encoding cobalamin B12-binding domain-containing protein: MARIVLAKLGSDAHDLGVTTVARWLREGGHEVVYAGLYNTPERVAQMALQEDADLVGVSCLSSDPVYAGRRVRQTLEGVGLGHVPLVVGGVVTPDMKAELGRLGVAAVFGPGTPRERLLESIAALLAATTRARGAADGTPSPH, translated from the coding sequence ATGGCGCGCATCGTCCTGGCGAAGCTCGGCAGCGACGCGCACGACCTCGGGGTGACGACGGTGGCCCGGTGGCTGCGCGAGGGCGGGCACGAGGTGGTCTACGCCGGCCTCTACAACACCCCGGAGCGCGTGGCCCAGATGGCGCTCCAGGAGGACGCCGATCTGGTGGGTGTGAGCTGTCTCAGCAGCGACCCCGTCTACGCCGGCCGGCGCGTGCGCCAGACGCTCGAGGGGGTCGGGCTGGGACACGTCCCGCTCGTGGTGGGGGGCGTGGTGACCCCGGACATGAAGGCCGAGCTCGGACGGCTCGGCGTCGCCGCCGTCTTCGGCCCAGGCACGCCGCGCGAGCGGCTGCTCGAGTCCATCGCCGCCCTGCTGGCCGCGACCACCCGCGCTCGGGGCGCCGCGGACGGCACCCCGTCGCCCCACTGA